ATTTAGTCGGATTTAAACATCTTTCTATAATTTTTGATTCATTTTTTACAATCATACAAAGACATATTTTCTTTTGCGATTTTATGTGTTTTGTTGTTTTTGATTTATTTTTAGCCACTATTTTCCCCCCTATTTTTGTTCAAAAGGTTTTATTCGTTCAACAACATCTGATTTTATATACTTTGAACAAATGCTAATAAAGAGTTATAAGTTCTCTAAAGTATTGCTAGTAACTCTCAATCTTACAAATTCTCCTCATTTTAATCATTCGCCTTGCAATCTAATGGGGCGCTATTGGGTATGTGCAACTTCATATACGTAATTAATTACAATAGTAAAGCATGTAAGTATTTTGTTTTACTTTATGTGTGAAACCATATTAGGCATGCGCTAGATTTATCATATGCAGTCGGATTTAATTTTGTGAGTCTCTTTAATTCGGCATTGAATAGTTATAAGGCTTACTGTATCAAAAAATATATAGTCAACATAAATTGTAACAACATTGATTTTATAGAAATAATCATTCAATTAATTGAATGAAATGAATATTTTTAGTTGTCTTATATGTAAGGGAATATAACTTTTTGGGAGGGGAAATATTTGAAAGTTTTAGTCACAGGTGGAGCTGGCTTTATTGGTTCACATATTGTTGAATTCTTATTAGAAAACAATATAGATACAGTGGTTGTTGATAATTTAGTTACTGGGCATAAGTATAATATTCCATCAAAAGTTGCTTTCTATCATTTTGATATAAGGGATCCCAATATCGATAAAATTTTCATGGTTGAAAAACCTGATTTTGTAATACATCAAGCAGCACAAGTATCTGTACAGGAATCTGTAAAACAGCCATTTTACGATTGCAGTGAAAATGTCATGGCTACTGTTAATATTCTTCAAGCTTGTATAAAGTACAATGTAAAAAAAATTATTTACGCATCAACTGCTGCTGTATACGGTAATCCCCAATACTTACCTATTGATGAGAACCATGATCTTAATCCTGTATCATTTTATGGTTTATCAAAATTGACCAGTGAAGCATATATTCAATTATTTGCAAAGCTTTATGGTTTAAAATATACAATTCTCAGATACTCCAATGTTTATGGTGCAAGGCAGAATACAGATGGAGAGGCTGGTGTCATTTCCATTTTTATGGATCGTTTATTTAAGAATGATAGTCCAATTATATATGGTGACGGAAATCAGACACGAGATTTTATCTTTGTTAAAGATGTAGCACATGCTAACTTCTTGGCATTTAGAAATGCTGACAATCAAATATGTAATATTAGTTCGAATCAACAAATTTCAGTTAATGAACTGCTAGATACAATTTGCAATTTAATGAAAATAGAAAATAAAAGAATATACAAAGAGGAAAGACCAGGGGATGTTATCCATAGTTATTTATCAAATGATAAAGCTAGAAAATATTTGAATTGGCACCCGGAATTTTCATTGCTTCAAGGATTAGGGGAGACGATTTCTTTTTTCCATAAAGAATAAAATTGAAAATTATCATAGAAGCGTATACTAAGTTTTATCATATTTAATGTAAATACGATTAATAACATACGAAAGGGCGTGGGAAACATTTATTAATCTATGGTGTTGATTGGTGGGTTTTGGGAATCCCTGTCCGTCATTGACTATCATATTCGTTTACACTGTATTCGGGTACAATGCGAGTCACTTTGTTCAACGTGCCTTGTTTAAACGGCACCAGTTCGACAATTACAATATGAGGTCTTTATAAGGAACAAGATGACCCATAATTTCTAATGTTGATAGGCCGTTTGTATTACGTTATGAAGAATATGGGTGTTAGAAGAAAAGATAAATATTGCCCTAAAGGAAATGATGTTAGGTACAATTACCAAGAAATGAAAAGGTAGCATACTTTACAACGAAGAACATCTGTATTTTTTTACAGCGCCAAGATCTTCATAAGTTGCATGGAACTATACCTTATGTGTTATTATATAGCATCTTTCTGAACTTAGTTACTTTGCCTTCTGGAATGAATGAATTCATAATTTTTCTTTTTAAACATATTATGTTTGGTGTCACGCAATTTTATGAAATAAATGGAAATTTTAAAGGGGGTGTTTTATATGAAGGATTTTATTCAAGAGTTCCATAAATATTACTATGATAGCTTAGTATGGTCAAAAAGCACCAAATGGTTAGGTGTTCCAATTCACAAATGTCCTTTAGATTTATTTTTATATCAGGAAATAATTTATCAAATTAAGCCTGATCTTATTATTGAATGTGGGACATATGATGGAGGCAGCGCGCTGTTTTTTTCATCGATGCTGGATTTAATCCAAAAAGGGCAAGTTCTTTCTATTGATATAGCACCTCAGTCAAACCTTCCTACTCACCCACGATTAACTTATTTACGAGCATCTTCAACATCCTCTGAAGCTATGGGAAAAGTACAAAGCATGATTAATCCGGAAGATGTGGTCATGGTAATTTTGGACTCCGATCACAGCAAAAATCATGTACTGAATGAATTAAAATTATATAGTGAGGTAGTTACTACAGGAAGCTATTTAGTTGTAGAAGATACGAACATAAATGGTCATCCTGTATTACCAAATTGGGGACCAGGGCCAATGGAAGCATTAACAGAATTTTTAAAGGAAAATAATCAGTTTGTTATAGATGGGAGTAAACATAAGTTCTTTGTAACTTTTCACCCTAATGGATTTTTATACAAGGTAAGATGAAAGGTATATTAAAAATAAAATATGTTGTATCATATCCGTGAAAACTATATTTTTTAGAAATAGATTAGGAGAGTGTAATTAACAATCTTTTATAATCATACCTCTTTTGATACAAAAGAATATAAATAAAATGATTGTTGTTATCGTTAAGTTTCCTAACACCTCCCTTTTTCATTAACAAAAAAGGGAGGTGTTATATAAACTGAGGTTAGGGTTTTAGCAAGAGAGAAGCTGGAAATCGAAATACAGCTAGTATATAGGTTGTAGGGTTAAAGTCGGTGAGTATTTTATAATTTATTTTGTATTTCATTACTCAATGTATGGATTTATGAATTTCATGTTTAATTGTCCAGAGGATAAAATAAATTTAATTTGTTAAGGTGATGATTAAATGAATGATAAGAAAATATGTTTCATATCTTGTGTTAACGATTCTATTGAATACAGTATAGCTTTAAAACATATCAAACAATTAGAAATACCTGAGGGTTATGAAATAGAAATTGTGACCATCGAAGGAGCTCAAAGTATGACGTCCGGCTATAATCAGGGAATGAAAAAAAGCGATGCTAAATATAAAGTATATTTACATCAAGACGTTTCAATTATTAATAAAAAATTTATATTTGATATAATTGAACTATTTAGGAAAAATGCTAAATTAGGAATGATAGGAGTAATTGGTTCAAAAACAGTACCAAAAGGAGTATGGTGGGAAAGTAATCAACCTTATGGAGTGGTCTATCATACTCCAGCAGGAAAAGGACAATTGTCTTTAACCGGAAGGTATAATGTAGAAAATGAATATGAAAAGGTAAAAGCGATTGATGGATTAATTATGGCTACGCAATATGACCTTTCTTGGAGAGAAGATTTATTTCAAGGATGGCATTTCTATGACATATCTCAATGTTTTGAATTTATTAATCATGGTTATGATATAGGAGTCCCTAAGCAAGATGCACCGTGGTGCATACATGATTGCGGTATTATCAGTTATGAGGGATTTGAAAAAGAAAGACAAATATTTCTTAAAAATTATCCGGACTTAATACATCATGAATGGAAAAAAAATAATAATGTTTTAAGTGAAATAAATAATTATAATCCTACTGTGATAAGCATGTCAGCATGGGCTGGACATCTGAATTTTGGATATGATTTAGTAAGATTTATGAAGCCTAAAAAAATTGTTGAATTAGGTACACACTATGGAGCCTCGTTTTATAGTTTCTGTCAGGCTGTGAAAGACGGAGATTTATCAACTAAATGTTTTGCAGTTGATACTTGGAAAGGTGATCAACATTGTGGTTCTTATGGAGAAGATGTTTATCAAACAGTTAAAGGAGTAGTCAATAAATTCTATCCTAATATAGCGACCTTAGTTCAGAATACATTTGATGAGGCTTTAGAAATGTTTCAAGATGAAACAGTTGATATTCTTCATATTGATGGGTGTCATTCTTATGAAGCAGTTTCACATGATTTTCAAACATGGTTACCTAAAGTAGCGGATAAGGGTATTGTTTTATTTCATGATATTGCTGTGATGGATAGGGAATTTGGGGTTTATAAATTGTGGAATACTTTAAAAACCCAATATCCTTCTATTGAATTTAGACATTCATTTGGATTAGGAGTTTTATTTCCAAAGGGACATAGTGAAATTTTTAAAACTGTCTTAGAGAACAAAGAAATATTACAGCGAAATTATGAAATGTAAAGTAGAATATTTTTAATTACTGGGGCTTTCTTATATCTGATGAGAAAGCCCTTTTCCTATGATAGGTATTCTAAAACTTAGTAAATAGTTATTTTTTACATAACATGATGATGAAAAAACTTTCTTTATTTTCCGCTTTCAACTAGATTGCTTGTACGAAAGACATATATATGTAGGTAGTAAATATAATGTGTAAGGAAAATAAAAGATAGGAGTTGTTTAAAGGCATTTGGAGATCCATATGGTTATTCTGACTTAGGATAAGTTAGAGCGTAAAAAGCAGTGTGTAGCAAGTATTTTTCTTTATATAAAAGATGAAATTAAATACTTGTTTATCAAATGAAGCTAAATGATGGTTAGAACAATAGTCAGATCTAATTTCACAGTAATCAAGGTGTTGAAGTGGTTGAGGAGAATAAAAAAATACTGTTTCTAAATAATAATGTAGCTGTTACACTCTGTTTACTTTCAAAATTACATGCAGCTTTAAACAGTGATGAAAAGTACTGAAGCTGTTGCTTCGGTACAAATTATATTTTCAACTGGCTCTTAAGCGGTAAATTTAAGGAGAGTGAATTGGATAATGAGTGAAAATACATTTTTATTTGTTACTTGTGTAAATGATGATCAACTATATGAAAAATGTAAGAGGCATATACAATGTTTGTACGTTCCAGAAGCGTATACGATAGAATTCTTAGCGGTTCGTAATTCTAAGAGTATGACACAAGGATATAATCAAGCAATGCTACATGATGCCCAGTATAAAATTTATCTACATCAAGATACATTCATTATTTCCCCCTATTTTTTATTTAACGTATTATCTTTATTTCAAAATGACTCTTCATTAGGTATGTTTGGAATGATTGGATGTAAAAACATTCCTGAGAGTGGGATATGGTGGGAGGGAAAAGAGACGGTTGGGAAAGTTATTGAGGAGAGAAGGGGAGCTTTTCGCACTCTTACGTTTGATCAGTACGGGCATCGTATACCTTATATGCCCGTGCAAGCGGTAGATGGTCTGTTAATGGTTACACAATATGATTTACCTTGGCGGGAAGACTTGTTTACGGGCTACCACTTTTATGATATTTCGCAGTGTTTAGAGTTTATTAAGAAAGGATATAAAGTAGGGGTAGCAAGTCAATTAGAACCATGGTGTATACATTATTGCGGGGATGACTTTGATGCGCTTTCATATGAAGCGTATAGAAAGGTATTTATACAAGAGTATATGCCTTTTTTATAAAACCATAGATAGCAAGAGCTTAAGTGTAAGTGTGCCAATATTTCAGATGGTAAACAGGAGAGTGTATAAGTTCTTGTTGTTTAGTAGTCCCTTAACAGAAAGTAATCAACTTTAAAGCAAGGAATTAGATAAAGAGGAATATAGAAAAGCATTATGCACATATATAGGGTATGCAGAGAGTTTACAAGGTTAAATTGATAATGTATGAAAATTGAAGGGTGTAGTGTATGAACCAAAAATACAAATGGTTTGAAGGGGGAGGGATAAAATGAAAGGGATTATCCTTGCCGGTGGAACTGGATCTCGATTGTACCCGATTACAAAGGTCACAAATAAGCATTTGCTTCCCGTCGGTCGCTATCCAATGATTTATCACTCTGTATATAAGCTTCGGGAATGCGGGATTACAGATATTATTGTCATTACCGGGAAAGAACATATGGGTGATGTAGTCAGTTTTCTTGGCAGTGGAGCTGATTTTGGGGTGTCCTTCACATATCGTGTACAAGAGAAAGCGGGAGGAATTGCTGAAGCACTTGGGTTATGCGAAACGTTTGTGGGAAATGGGAAGATGATTGTCGTTCTAGGTGATAATGTTTTTTCTGACAGCTTGAAACCGTATGTAGAAAATTACAGAAAGCAAGGGGCAGGAGCCAGAATTTTATTAAAAGAAGTAGATGACCCGCGTCGTTTTGGGGTTCCTCATATTCAAGATGGTAAGATTGTATGCATTGAAGAAAAACCGGCTTCTCCAAAGAGCAACTATGCTGTAATCGGAATTTATATGTACGATAACAGTGTGTTTTCGATGATCAGTCAGTTAAAACCCTCTGATCGAGGAGAATTGGAAGTAACAGATATTAATAATGAGTATTTGGCAAGAGGAGTACTTACCTACGATACGCTGAAAGGATGGTGGACGGATGCCGGAACGCACCCTTCACTGCATAAAGCGAATACATTAGCGCAACATGTAGATTTTGGTGATGAGTTTAATGGAGGGGGAGGGAAGAGTTGAAGACGATTCCTGCATCTCTTTCTGATGTTAAGTTCATTGAGCCGAGTGTGTTTCATGATGCGCGCGGGTATTTTAAGGAAAGTTATAATGAAAAGGTGCTGAGGCATCTCGGTATTCACCACAAATTTGTACAGGACAATACATCGTATTCAAAGGAAGCGGGTGTGATAAGAGGGCTGCATTTTCAGCTAGAACCAAGAGCTCAAACAAAGCTCGTACAGGTTATACAAGGTGCGATTTTCGATGTTATTGTGGATTTGAGGAAGGGATCCCCAACCTATAAGAAATGGCAATCATTTTTGCTAACGGGTGATAATCATCGACTGTTACTTGTACCAAAGGGATTTGCACATGGTTTTTGTACACTCGTTCCTCACACAATTGTACATTATAAAGTAGATGAATTTTACGACGCGTCATGTGATAGTGGAATCGCATGGAATGATGAAGAATTTGCTATTTCATGGCCCGTAAGTAACCCGGTTTTATCAGAAAAAGATGGCATGTTGCCTAAGTTCAACGAAACCACTCATTACTTTCAATTTAAGGAGATATCGACATGAATGTACTAGTCACAGGAGGAGCAGGATTTATCGGTAGTAACTTTGTCCGTTATTTTCTCAAGAAGTATCCTGATTGCCATGTTATTAATTATGATTTGTTAACATACGCTGGCAATTTAT
This sequence is a window from Bacillus pseudomycoides DSM 12442. Protein-coding genes within it:
- a CDS encoding NAD-dependent epimerase/dehydratase family protein gives rise to the protein MKVLVTGGAGFIGSHIVEFLLENNIDTVVVDNLVTGHKYNIPSKVAFYHFDIRDPNIDKIFMVEKPDFVIHQAAQVSVQESVKQPFYDCSENVMATVNILQACIKYNVKKIIYASTAAVYGNPQYLPIDENHDLNPVSFYGLSKLTSEAYIQLFAKLYGLKYTILRYSNVYGARQNTDGEAGVISIFMDRLFKNDSPIIYGDGNQTRDFIFVKDVAHANFLAFRNADNQICNISSNQQISVNELLDTICNLMKIENKRIYKEERPGDVIHSYLSNDKARKYLNWHPEFSLLQGLGETISFFHKE
- a CDS encoding CmcI family methyltransferase: MKDFIQEFHKYYYDSLVWSKSTKWLGVPIHKCPLDLFLYQEIIYQIKPDLIIECGTYDGGSALFFSSMLDLIQKGQVLSIDIAPQSNLPTHPRLTYLRASSTSSEAMGKVQSMINPEDVVMVILDSDHSKNHVLNELKLYSEVVTTGSYLVVEDTNINGHPVLPNWGPGPMEALTEFLKENNQFVIDGSKHKFFVTFHPNGFLYKVR
- a CDS encoding class I SAM-dependent methyltransferase, whose product is MHHEWKKNNNVLSEINNYNPTVISMSAWAGHLNFGYDLVRFMKPKKIVELGTHYGASFYSFCQAVKDGDLSTKCFAVDTWKGDQHCGSYGEDVYQTVKGVVNKFYPNIATLVQNTFDEALEMFQDETVDILHIDGCHSYEAVSHDFQTWLPKVADKGIVLFHDIAVMDREFGVYKLWNTLKTQYPSIEFRHSFGLGVLFPKGHSEIFKTVLENKEILQRNYEM
- a CDS encoding glycosyltransferase family protein, producing the protein MSENTFLFVTCVNDDQLYEKCKRHIQCLYVPEAYTIEFLAVRNSKSMTQGYNQAMLHDAQYKIYLHQDTFIISPYFLFNVLSLFQNDSSLGMFGMIGCKNIPESGIWWEGKETVGKVIEERRGAFRTLTFDQYGHRIPYMPVQAVDGLLMVTQYDLPWREDLFTGYHFYDISQCLEFIKKGYKVGVASQLEPWCIHYCGDDFDALSYEAYRKVFIQEYMPFL
- a CDS encoding sugar phosphate nucleotidyltransferase, with amino-acid sequence MKGIILAGGTGSRLYPITKVTNKHLLPVGRYPMIYHSVYKLRECGITDIIVITGKEHMGDVVSFLGSGADFGVSFTYRVQEKAGGIAEALGLCETFVGNGKMIVVLGDNVFSDSLKPYVENYRKQGAGARILLKEVDDPRRFGVPHIQDGKIVCIEEKPASPKSNYAVIGIYMYDNSVFSMISQLKPSDRGELEVTDINNEYLARGVLTYDTLKGWWTDAGTHPSLHKANTLAQHVDFGDEFNGGGGKS
- the rfbC gene encoding dTDP-4-dehydrorhamnose 3,5-epimerase, translating into MKTIPASLSDVKFIEPSVFHDARGYFKESYNEKVLRHLGIHHKFVQDNTSYSKEAGVIRGLHFQLEPRAQTKLVQVIQGAIFDVIVDLRKGSPTYKKWQSFLLTGDNHRLLLVPKGFAHGFCTLVPHTIVHYKVDEFYDASCDSGIAWNDEEFAISWPVSNPVLSEKDGMLPKFNETTHYFQFKEIST